The following coding sequences lie in one Nitrospiraceae bacterium genomic window:
- a CDS encoding YidB family protein: MGLLNDIAGGILGKLTGSGQQNKIVETLKDVLTNPETGGLEGMIQSFKTKGLGELIGSWIGTGKNIPISADQIKDAFGSGQLQKIAGNLGISKEMASEKLAEFLPKIIDKLTPDGKVPSQEILAKAMEMFKGKG; encoded by the coding sequence ATGGGACTTTTAAATGATATTGCAGGCGGTATACTGGGAAAACTTACAGGTTCAGGGCAGCAAAACAAGATTGTGGAAACACTTAAAGATGTGCTGACAAATCCTGAAACCGGCGGATTAGAGGGGATGATACAATCTTTTAAGACCAAAGGGCTTGGGGAACTTATAGGTTCGTGGATAGGCACAGGCAAAAATATTCCGATATCAGCTGATCAGATAAAAGATGCGTTCGGTTCAGGACAGCTGCAAAAAATCGCAGGAAATCTGGGAATATCAAAAGAGATGGCATCAGAAAAACTGGCTGAATTTCTGCCAAAGATAATTGATAAGCTTACTCCTGATGGAAAAGTGCCAAGCCAGGAAATATTGGCTAAGGCGATGGAGATGTTTAAGGGAAAGGGTTAG
- a CDS encoding DsbA family protein: protein MKVRILVLAVVMILSSVIFSYADEKRYSLPIENSPSYGPADAPVTIIEFLDYQ from the coding sequence ATGAAAGTAAGAATATTGGTCCTCGCTGTTGTCATGATTTTAAGCAGTGTTATTTTCTCCTATGCAGATGAGAAACGTTATTCTCTTCCTATCGAAAATTCTCCCTCTTACGGTCCAGCAGATGCGCCAGTCACAATAATAGAATTTCTTGACTATCAATGA
- a CDS encoding GatB/YqeY domain-containing protein yields the protein MDIFKKIDEDLIASMKSKEEGSDLNRTTLRMIKSAIKNAEIAKRGKGELTEEDIVSVLSTMVKQRKESAEQYTNASRKDLADKENKEISIIQAYLPRQLSIDELDEIIKSAIKNAGVTGAKEMGKLMKELMPKVKGKADGKLVSERVKEILEKL from the coding sequence ATGGATATTTTCAAGAAGATTGATGAAGACCTTATTGCAAGCATGAAGAGCAAAGAAGAGGGGAGCGATCTTAACAGAACCACACTCAGAATGATAAAGTCAGCAATTAAGAACGCAGAAATCGCAAAGCGCGGTAAAGGCGAACTTACAGAGGAAGACATTGTAAGCGTTCTTTCCACTATGGTCAAACAGCGGAAAGAATCAGCTGAACAATATACCAATGCGAGCAGAAAAGATCTTGCGGATAAAGAGAACAAGGAAATAAGCATTATTCAGGCATATCTGCCTAGACAACTTTCAATAGATGAACTCGATGAGATTATAAAGTCCGCGATAAAAAATGCCGGTGTTACAGGAGCGAAGGAAATGGGGAAGCTGATGAAGGAGCTAATGCCAAAGGTCAAGGGCAAGGCTGACGGAAAACTTGTCAGCGAGAGAGTGAAAGAGATTTTGGAGAAGCTATAA
- a CDS encoding helix-hairpin-helix domain-containing protein: MFSKKTRALKFLFIFSLVAVVVFCLSTQGAFAAAVDINSASQKELEGLKGIGAAKAKKIIANRPYSSVDELSKAGLSKKDIDTIRPNVTAGTAATKAETKPAADKKTAKTEKSKTQKLAPGEKVNINTASKEKIEALPEIGPKKAQAIIDARPFKTKEDIMKVKGIKQKTYDKIKDSITVD; this comes from the coding sequence ATGTTTTCAAAAAAGACAAGAGCATTAAAGTTTTTGTTCATTTTCTCGTTGGTTGCAGTTGTTGTTTTTTGTCTCTCGACACAGGGAGCATTCGCGGCAGCTGTAGATATTAACTCAGCATCTCAGAAAGAGCTTGAAGGGCTTAAAGGGATAGGAGCTGCAAAGGCAAAGAAGATAATAGCAAACAGACCTTATTCCTCAGTGGATGAACTTTCAAAGGCAGGACTATCTAAAAAAGACATAGACACGATCAGACCGAATGTTACTGCAGGAACAGCTGCTACAAAGGCCGAGACAAAACCTGCAGCTGATAAAAAAACCGCAAAGACCGAAAAATCAAAAACACAGAAGTTAGCTCCTGGCGAAAAAGTTAATATAAATACAGCTTCAAAAGAAAAGATCGAAGCGCTACCTGAAATAGGCCCTAAGAAAGCACAGGCTATTATTGATGCAAGACCCTTTAAAACTAAAGAAGACATTATGAAAGTCAAAGGCATTAAACAAAAGACATACGATAAAATAAAAGACAGCATTACAGTAGATTAG
- a CDS encoding ABC transporter ATP-binding protein — MLELKNIKTHYGPVEALKGISLKVDSGEIVCLIGSNGAGKSTTLMTVSGVIKSSSGEIFFKKELISKKQPHEIVQMGISHVPEGRRIFPKLTVKENLEIGAYSKNLKALELKDKLENTFELFPVLKERKKQMGGTLSGGEQQMLAISRALMSDPKLLILDEPSLGLAPIMVARIFKAIKEINDEGITVLLVEQNAHAALNLSNRGYVIENGRIIFEGKGKELLNNEKVKKAYLGE, encoded by the coding sequence ATGCTTGAATTAAAAAACATAAAGACACATTATGGTCCTGTCGAAGCTCTCAAAGGCATATCGCTTAAGGTCGACAGCGGAGAAATAGTATGTCTCATAGGAAGCAACGGTGCAGGCAAATCAACCACTCTCATGACTGTCTCTGGAGTGATTAAATCATCAAGCGGAGAAATATTTTTTAAAAAAGAATTAATCTCCAAAAAACAGCCGCATGAGATTGTTCAGATGGGAATAAGCCATGTCCCGGAAGGAAGAAGAATATTCCCCAAACTCACTGTTAAGGAAAATCTTGAGATTGGCGCATATTCAAAAAACCTGAAGGCTTTAGAACTTAAAGACAAACTTGAGAATACATTTGAATTATTCCCTGTTCTTAAAGAGCGCAAAAAACAGATGGGCGGCACATTAAGCGGAGGAGAGCAGCAGATGCTTGCTATATCGAGAGCATTAATGTCAGACCCAAAACTTCTCATTCTTGATGAACCTTCGCTAGGACTTGCTCCAATAATGGTCGCCAGAATATTCAAGGCAATAAAAGAAATTAATGATGAAGGAATAACTGTCTTGCTTGTTGAACAGAATGCACATGCTGCTCTCAATCTTTCAAACAGAGGTTATGTGATTGAAAACGGGAGAATCATCTTTGAAGGCAAAGGGAAAGAACTCCTGAACAATGAAAAAGTCAAAAAAGCATATCTGGGAGAATAA
- a CDS encoding FkbM family methyltransferase — MFSLIPEAIKKISAGFLSCFIFFINRKKYKSKDIQKCLSKYEKYFADYGYKLSIRDNFIYSIEGNNLKICGNSENVFWTAQDVICKNVYDFNSNEDFIMIDIGLNVGMAALSMSRKKNIIKVYGYEPFSPTFEQAVKNLKANPHLSDKLQIFNFGLGSEDEILDLNYNSEFSGSMSSIKNRFPDSMQVERIEIKKASSIISQIIDNHKEKIFLKIDCEGAEENILEDLDNENLLEKINIICMEWHFKEPENLIGILKNNDFVVFSEETMKDELGFIRAVNIK; from the coding sequence GTGTTTAGCTTAATTCCCGAAGCAATAAAAAAAATATCAGCAGGATTTTTATCCTGCTTTATTTTTTTCATAAACCGCAAGAAATATAAATCTAAAGACATCCAAAAATGTTTGAGTAAATACGAAAAATATTTCGCAGACTATGGATACAAGTTATCAATAAGAGACAATTTTATTTATAGTATCGAAGGCAATAACTTGAAAATATGCGGTAATTCCGAAAATGTTTTTTGGACAGCTCAGGATGTTATTTGTAAAAATGTTTATGATTTTAATTCTAATGAAGATTTTATTATGATCGACATTGGTTTAAATGTTGGAATGGCCGCATTGTCTATGTCGAGAAAGAAAAATATTATTAAGGTTTACGGTTATGAGCCTTTTTCTCCCACATTCGAGCAGGCTGTAAAAAATTTAAAAGCAAATCCTCATTTATCAGATAAGCTTCAAATATTTAATTTTGGATTAGGAAGTGAAGATGAAATCTTAGATCTAAATTACAATTCAGAATTTTCTGGCTCAATGAGCAGCATAAAGAATAGATTCCCGGATTCCATGCAAGTTGAAAGAATAGAAATCAAGAAGGCCTCCAGCATTATTTCTCAAATAATTGATAATCACAAAGAGAAGATATTCTTAAAAATCGACTGTGAAGGAGCAGAAGAAAATATTTTGGAAGATTTGGACAACGAAAATTTACTGGAGAAAATTAATATAATCTGCATGGAATGGCATTTTAAAGAACCTGAGAACTTGATCGGAATTCTAAAAAACAATGACTTTGTTGTCTTTTCCGAAGAAACAATGAAAGATGAGCTTGGATTTATAAGAGCAGTAAATATAAAGTGA
- a CDS encoding ABC transporter ATP-binding protein, translating to MFLLEVRDMTKHFGGIKAVEEVKFRVQENSILSIIGPNGAGKTTLFNCLTGLIRPTRGNIYFLEQDITRLKANNIVKLGMARTFQNIRLFREMSVLENVMVSHHCRTKTNLIDSILRNRKFIEEDKIVHQKSIEYLELVGLEDVAYTLASNLSYGSQKRLEIARTLATEPRLILLDEPTAGMNPQETSEMMTLIKKLQKLGKTIILIEHDMKVVMGISDNIVVLDHGVKIAEGTPLEIRTNPMVIEAYLGREFNA from the coding sequence TTGTTTCTACTTGAAGTTAGAGATATGACAAAACATTTCGGCGGCATAAAAGCTGTTGAAGAGGTAAAATTCAGGGTTCAGGAAAACAGCATTCTGAGCATAATCGGGCCTAACGGCGCAGGAAAGACAACGCTCTTTAATTGTCTTACTGGTTTAATAAGACCTACAAGAGGGAATATATATTTTCTGGAGCAAGACATAACACGACTTAAGGCTAATAATATAGTAAAACTTGGGATGGCTAGAACATTCCAGAACATAAGACTTTTCAGAGAAATGAGCGTTCTTGAAAATGTAATGGTATCTCATCACTGCAGAACAAAAACCAATCTAATTGATTCTATATTGAGAAATAGAAAATTCATCGAAGAAGATAAAATAGTTCACCAAAAATCTATCGAGTACCTCGAACTTGTCGGACTTGAAGATGTTGCATACACACTTGCATCAAATCTTTCTTATGGCAGTCAGAAAAGACTTGAGATAGCAAGGACACTTGCAACAGAACCAAGACTAATACTTCTCGACGAACCCACAGCAGGAATGAATCCTCAAGAAACCTCAGAGATGATGACTCTGATAAAAAAACTTCAAAAACTTGGCAAGACAATTATTCTTATTGAACATGACATGAAGGTTGTAATGGGAATTTCAGATAATATTGTTGTGCTTGATCATGGCGTGAAAATCGCTGAAGGAACCCCCTTGGAAATAAGAACAAATCCAATGGTGATAGAAGCATATCTTGGCAGGGAGTTTAATGCTTGA
- the hybB gene encoding Ni/Fe-hydrogenase cytochrome b subunit: protein MKALDKTMKDVQFFSKGTKILVVLLGLAAIAVIYRYVFGLGGATNLSDDVPWGLWVAFDVFAGVALAAGGFAVTAAVYIFNMKKYKPIARPAILTAFIGYSVVMLGLLIDIGQSQRFWHPLLMWQHRSVMFEVVICITLYSNVLALEFAPAVLEKLKLTGLLKILKFFTFPLVIAGIVLSFLHQSSLGAFFLIMPARLSQLWYSPIMPQMFYISAIAVGLAMVSFESIVSAKAFKKEYEMDILKGLGKGTRITLGIYLLVKIIDMIVRGTFPMLLDGSLASKFYIAEILIGAIIPIILYSIKSTQESVGGILTSSSFVIFGVLFNRFNINFFAQLRPGISYFPSVAEIAITVGLVALGIFAYRIAAVYFPVMHDSQEQH from the coding sequence ATGAAGGCACTTGATAAAACAATGAAAGATGTTCAGTTTTTTTCTAAGGGAACAAAGATTCTTGTTGTCCTGCTTGGCCTTGCTGCGATAGCAGTTATATACAGATATGTATTTGGGCTCGGTGGAGCGACAAACCTGTCAGATGATGTGCCATGGGGTTTATGGGTTGCATTCGATGTTTTTGCAGGAGTTGCGCTTGCTGCTGGAGGCTTTGCTGTAACAGCGGCTGTCTATATATTCAATATGAAGAAATACAAACCAATAGCAAGACCTGCGATTCTAACAGCCTTCATAGGCTATTCAGTGGTTATGTTAGGTTTACTTATTGATATTGGACAGTCTCAAAGATTCTGGCATCCGCTTTTAATGTGGCAGCACAGGTCGGTAATGTTTGAAGTTGTTATATGTATAACTTTGTACTCAAATGTACTTGCACTTGAGTTTGCTCCTGCAGTTCTTGAAAAACTGAAACTGACAGGGCTTCTTAAGATACTTAAGTTTTTCACATTCCCTCTGGTAATAGCCGGGATAGTTCTCTCATTCCTGCACCAGTCTTCGCTTGGAGCCTTCTTCCTTATAATGCCTGCAAGACTGAGTCAGCTCTGGTATTCTCCGATAATGCCGCAGATGTTCTACATCTCTGCAATTGCAGTCGGTCTTGCAATGGTTTCTTTTGAGTCGATCGTAAGTGCAAAGGCATTCAAGAAAGAATATGAGATGGATATACTTAAGGGACTTGGCAAGGGTACAAGGATAACACTGGGTATCTATCTTCTGGTTAAGATCATAGATATGATTGTGAGAGGTACATTCCCAATGCTCCTTGATGGAAGTCTGGCAAGCAAATTCTATATAGCGGAAATTTTGATCGGCGCAATAATTCCGATTATTCTTTACTCAATAAAGAGCACCCAGGAATCAGTGGGCGGAATTCTTACCTCCTCAAGCTTTGTAATATTCGGTGTTCTCTTCAACCGCTTCAATATAAATTTCTTTGCACAGCTTCGTCCAGGCATATCATACTTTCCTTCAGTAGCTGAGATTGCTATTACCGTAGGATTGGTGGCGCTCGGTATCTTCGCATACAGGATTGCGGCTGTTTATTTTCCTGTAATGCATGATTCTCAGGAACAACATTAA
- the bioB gene encoding biotin synthase BioB, whose product MHENLANKVLDGKQISRDEAVLIARIESHDIFKLFSHADKLRKKYHGDNVELCAIVNAKSGACSEDCIYCAQSSKNKSDIPVYPLMTASAILGKAKEAKDSGVKRFSIVTSGKKANRKELREIAAAIKNIRDTGILPCASLGLLDKDELCFLKDNGLERYHHNLETSERFFPEICSTHSYSDKLRTIEAAQSAGLSVCSGGIFGMGETWEDRIDMAIALRELGVDSVPVNFLIPIKGTLLENQAIMSSIDALKIISLYRFILPQKQIRICGGRLQVLGKIHSMVFTAGADSLMTGNYLTTTGRNYSDDLRLIKDCGLKI is encoded by the coding sequence GTGCATGAAAACTTAGCAAATAAGGTTCTTGATGGCAAACAAATATCCAGAGACGAAGCAGTCTTGATTGCCAGGATCGAAAGTCATGACATATTCAAATTGTTTTCTCATGCAGACAAGCTTCGCAAAAAATATCATGGAGATAATGTCGAACTCTGCGCAATAGTGAATGCAAAATCAGGTGCTTGTTCTGAGGATTGTATATACTGCGCCCAGTCATCAAAAAACAAATCGGACATACCTGTCTATCCATTGATGACTGCATCTGCTATCTTGGGAAAGGCAAAGGAAGCTAAAGACAGCGGAGTAAAAAGATTCAGCATTGTCACAAGCGGGAAAAAAGCAAACAGAAAAGAACTCAGAGAAATCGCAGCGGCAATAAAAAACATAAGAGACACTGGAATTCTGCCATGCGCATCGCTCGGACTTCTTGATAAAGATGAACTGTGTTTTTTGAAAGATAACGGGCTCGAACGTTATCATCACAATCTGGAAACATCTGAAAGATTTTTTCCTGAGATATGCAGCACACATTCTTACAGCGATAAATTAAGAACAATTGAGGCAGCGCAATCAGCAGGACTCTCTGTCTGCTCTGGAGGAATATTCGGGATGGGAGAGACATGGGAAGACAGAATTGATATGGCCATTGCCCTGAGAGAACTTGGAGTGGATTCTGTTCCAGTCAATTTTTTAATACCTATAAAAGGTACGCTGCTTGAGAATCAAGCAATAATGAGCTCGATTGATGCGCTGAAGATTATAAGTCTTTACAGATTTATACTCCCTCAAAAACAGATAAGGATATGCGGAGGAAGGCTGCAAGTATTGGGTAAAATACATTCAATGGTATTTACAGCAGGAGCCGATTCTTTGATGACAGGAAATTATCTCACAACAACAGGCAGAAATTATTCTGATGATCTAAGGCTTATTAAAGATTGTGGACTTAAAATCTAA
- a CDS encoding thioredoxin domain-containing protein codes for MRLIIKNYPYKYRDYSHIAAEAALAAQDQGKFWEMHEYLLKKSPDLDRKSLIKYAKDLKLDEKKFTDDLDKMKHLAVIERDKKLALDLDLYNTPTFFINGRKVVGNRPYEYIKKIVVEEIKNAKTK; via the coding sequence ATGCGTCTTATTATCAAAAACTATCCTTATAAATACAGAGATTACTCGCATATTGCTGCTGAGGCAGCTCTTGCTGCGCAAGATCAGGGCAAATTCTGGGAGATGCATGAATATCTTCTTAAGAAATCACCCGATCTTGACAGGAAAAGTCTTATAAAATACGCAAAAGATTTAAAACTAGATGAAAAGAAATTCACAGATGATCTGGATAAGATGAAACACTTGGCTGTTATTGAGAGAGACAAGAAACTGGCCTTAGACCTTGACCTTTATAATACTCCGACTTTTTTCATTAATGGGAGAAAGGTTGTAGGTAACAGGCCATACGAATATATAAAAAAGATTGTAGTGGAGGAGATAAAAAATGCAAAAACGAAATAA
- a CDS encoding 6-carboxyhexanoate--CoA ligase encodes MTGDREFKFYKDKIMWSIRMRASKKDVHISGAEGIYSKSDLQKICSAYIRRALKHPRGKPDRITVTIEELKQKPKTASLLEVTTLRCKSPEKAEKLIIKNLDDLGISKKAINTGLKILRAKKTMRGAAIVKMKSGKCTEPDKIRGVRVSRFGIEKSADKKLSKLLTKSKINTTTVKEALTLASKVNSCREIIAEVCISDDPDYTTGYIASKEIGYLRIPNIKKKGQMHGGRIFFIKEKTASDKIITFLEEQPIVVKYIH; translated from the coding sequence ATGACAGGAGACAGGGAATTCAAATTTTACAAGGACAAAATTATGTGGAGCATAAGAATGAGGGCTTCTAAAAAAGATGTTCACATCTCAGGTGCTGAAGGAATATACAGCAAATCAGACCTTCAGAAAATATGCAGCGCATACATTAGACGAGCTTTAAAACATCCCCGTGGAAAACCTGACAGAATAACAGTAACAATAGAAGAACTCAAACAAAAACCAAAGACAGCCTCATTACTTGAAGTAACTACTTTGAGATGTAAATCTCCTGAAAAGGCAGAAAAATTAATAATCAAAAATCTTGATGATCTTGGCATATCAAAAAAGGCAATAAACACAGGGTTGAAGATTCTGAGAGCAAAAAAAACAATGCGCGGTGCTGCAATTGTAAAAATGAAATCAGGAAAATGCACAGAGCCTGATAAAATACGCGGTGTCAGAGTTTCTAGATTCGGCATTGAAAAATCTGCTGATAAAAAACTCTCTAAACTATTGACTAAGTCAAAAATAAACACTACAACTGTAAAAGAAGCGTTGACGTTAGCCTCGAAAGTTAATTCGTGCAGGGAAATTATTGCTGAGGTCTGTATCTCTGATGACCCTGATTACACAACAGGCTACATTGCATCAAAAGAAATTGGATATTTGAGAATCCCGAATATAAAGAAAAAAGGTCAGATGCATGGAGGAAGAATATTTTTCATAAAAGAAAAAACTGCCTCTGATAAAATCATTACCTTTCTCGAAGAACAGCCAATAGTAGTAAAATATATTCATTAA
- a CDS encoding cytochrome-c peroxidase, whose product MQKRNKGIFRFLIIFLVLIGFALPFSIYAGHLEPFKTVPIPEKNPQTPDKIELGKMLFFDRRLSGDSTMSCATCHVPEQAFTDGQELSLNYPTTRNWRNAPTLINIAFQKYLFHDGRATTLEDQALFPIMSAFEMNKNLDFLEEQIRIVPEYAKLFKKVFGGDVTREKISMAIAAFERTLISLDAPIDKYLKGNEKALSADAKKGLEIFKGKGKCADCHNGVNLSDDKFYALGVPEKSEHQQDPRITATRRFVAKVYHYPDYKTLNEDPGRYLITKDKKDWKAFRTPTLREISRTAPYMHNGIFNTLDEVIEFFNKGGGKGNKVLKPLGLTSEEKKNLKTFMIEALSGKEIVIKFPKVP is encoded by the coding sequence ATGCAAAAACGAAATAAAGGGATATTCAGATTTCTTATAATCTTTTTAGTGCTGATTGGTTTTGCATTGCCTTTCTCTATTTATGCAGGACACCTCGAGCCTTTTAAAACAGTACCTATTCCCGAAAAAAACCCACAGACACCCGATAAAATTGAACTTGGCAAAATGCTTTTTTTTGACAGGAGATTATCCGGCGACAGCACAATGAGCTGTGCAACGTGTCATGTGCCGGAACAGGCGTTCACAGACGGACAGGAACTGTCACTAAACTATCCAACAACAAGAAACTGGAGGAATGCACCAACACTGATTAACATAGCTTTCCAGAAGTATCTGTTCCATGACGGAAGGGCAACGACACTAGAGGATCAGGCGCTGTTTCCGATAATGTCTGCATTTGAGATGAACAAAAATCTTGATTTTCTCGAGGAGCAGATACGTATTGTTCCTGAATATGCCAAGTTGTTCAAAAAAGTATTTGGCGGCGATGTTACAAGAGAAAAAATCTCAATGGCAATAGCAGCATTTGAGCGCACATTAATATCGCTCGATGCTCCGATTGATAAATATCTGAAAGGGAATGAAAAAGCTCTGTCTGCTGATGCAAAGAAAGGACTTGAAATATTCAAAGGCAAGGGTAAATGCGCTGACTGCCACAATGGAGTAAACCTTTCAGACGACAAGTTCTATGCGCTTGGAGTGCCTGAAAAGTCAGAGCACCAGCAAGACCCAAGAATCACTGCAACAAGAAGATTTGTTGCTAAGGTCTATCACTATCCCGACTATAAGACCCTTAATGAAGACCCTGGGAGGTATCTGATAACTAAAGATAAAAAGGACTGGAAGGCATTCAGAACACCAACCCTCCGTGAGATATCGAGAACAGCGCCTTATATGCATAACGGAATTTTTAATACTCTTGACGAAGTTATCGAATTTTTCAATAAAGGCGGAGGCAAAGGCAACAAGGTTTTAAAACCTCTGGGGCTTACTTCCGAAGAAAAGAAAAATTTAAAAACATTTATGATAGAGGCGCTTTCAGGAAAAGAGATTGTAATAAAATTCCCCAAAGTGCCATAG